A genome region from Gopherus flavomarginatus isolate rGopFla2 chromosome 9, rGopFla2.mat.asm, whole genome shotgun sequence includes the following:
- the RAI1 gene encoding retinoic acid-induced protein 1, which produces MQSFRERCGFHGNQQNYQQTSQDTSRLENYRHQSQAGPNCERQRLVAKEYYSQQQLPYPGYENSSVEKYHRGNKQLPGQQLQGRPAFSNYAVQENSPYPARYSGEESLQPWGAQQQSLAGGVAKYEENLMKKSPAPAGSRQYHEQTAQLPFRTHSLHLPQQPPQPPALTYPKLQRQKIQNDVSSPMSFSQTGHFTQHSQSQFPASSTYSSVPGGSQAAHSYKSCTAPSSQQHERPLGGAANLASGQRVQNLHGYQANRISYDQQQQPQQQQQQQPLQGRHHAQETLHYQNLAKYQHYNQPGQTYCQTDAPVRTPEQYYQTFSPSSSHSPARSVGRSPSYSSTPSPLMPNLENFQYSQQSLSTGSFPAGITDHSHFMPLLNPSPTDGTSPDAQSGNCKNLQKEKIPENLLSDLSLQSLTALTSQVENISNTVQQLLLSKSAVPQKKGIKNPPRTPEQLKGQHCSPESSTYSAEQVGTPLSDPLSTPQSVHAEAQDADYLSGSEDQLERNFLYCGQSRSPARVNSNSKAKPESVSTCSVTSPDDMSTKSDDSFQSIHASLPLETFTKYMTNERECPRLLLSTLSQEELASEIIVLQDAINEKADKAWANSPALNKDSAKSPFHVENHRTCLDSMVKSTWSNQGDSGTHTEPLKLDKASGGNNSKDFSEEVYENAQVEFTTTETKNALKVTGSLAYNSKPNIPAATSSSGAASYSCYSNTTANSVGSENAMESFDWPDESISESCLRWKELGPCLQSSDLSKGLFHSKLAGSCEEKKNACCMDICDGEQPAKNEQAEDFSQQPMGEEEEDTLMYDEATKADSERWLEDTRHCCSGGDFSEIPMISSPDLKESDLEPEEYSSLCELASSEQKSVIYDTSPPKPPENAAVLSSKDVPVSAEETVSAVEKENSGPSSRLSGQSVILLGPAVGTETKVKSWFESSLPHIKPEEDTTVGESVLQEKTETETTLLVKVKKQMLPENLLVKSESISRGKTLRSKRVHSRLSEGEESRKPVPSLFKDIQAAGMVANTCVGPDGPMETTSKNAHGQTPRFPNEGLPARMCTRSFTALSEPRMPAPLEGLKVLAHQEKLGKKPICGMKQRVAFKARKRTGRPAPKVVQNPSDPISLLVPNLVQNEDFIGQNAKGLEPHDAEVKDQRSMILRSRTKTQEVYTKRRREKRTAEVRIKNCKTPKKLLSNNHLPPTFKITPQGGPHKEGKVGKRMKLPKSGPGMSSKMSERPLHSLKRKSTFVSPIPTKKRNLVLRSSSSSTKEEKPEASPNLFKRMPSTKKARAKLPTKSSCEAALMPPPAKEPPNVCIKITSRAAFQGAMKTKVLPPRKGRGLKLEAIVQKITSPNLKKFACKTAAVTATAHSNPLSPAGAEKERALKNASVTPAVGEAGPLNQGMAQKAPAASVAEQLCRNSNNRSLKGKLMNSKKLSSDCFKGEAYSSPETVQYNSSSMAAKSISLLPKKRNRKGKAAAFSVAKNPLDRHAHLAPALLLTARERAGAGDALGNGDDGQRDGKKPKTEDKDFAKKEPPEGRSSQTQTRAQKQRANHSNYNGYSKRQRKRHTRSKAKNVASRCKSRAKRRRQQQAPLLNPAEPEIRLKYISCKRLRTDSRAPPFSPYVRVEKHNEFTTTCTVINSAGEEARLRKEQQPSSSAQALLPGGASLQPKAALPLSSTMHLGPVVSKALNAACLVCCLCRNPANYKDLGDLCGPYYPEHCLPKKKSRLKEKIKVEGPSEEAPVPSPAERTLKTTDNNCTTSTISGKPPRLDSAADSAKQSALRSSSRGMFRKLQSCYCCDERTEGEEAAEKPRRHECNKAESPSQESVGDTQEHWVHEACAVWTAGVYLVAGKLYGLQEAIKVAAEVRCSSCQQAGATVGCCHKGCVQAYHYACAIDTGCLLTEENFSLKCPKHKRQPL; this is translated from the exons ATGCAGTCCTTTCGAGAAAGGTGTGGTTTCCATGGCAACCAGCAGAACTACCAGCAGACTTCACAAGATACATCACGCCTGGAGAATTACAGGCATCAAAGTCAGGCAGGGCCGAACTGCGAGCGTCAGAGGCTGGTGGCGAAAGAGTACTACAGTCAGCAGCAGCTGCCTTACCCAGGATACGAGAACAGCTCTGTGGAGAAATATCACAGGGGAAATAAGCAattgcctggccagcagctgcaagGCCGGCCGGCCTTTTCGAATTATGCAGTCCAAGAGAATAGCCCGTACCCAGCCCGCTATTCTGGCGAGGagagcctgcagccctggggagCTCAGCAACAATCCTTAGCCGGAGGAGTGGCAAAGTATGAGGAAAACTTGATGAAAAAGAGCCCGGCTCCCGCCGGTAGCAGGCAGTACCATGAGCAAACGGCTCAGCTTCCATTCCGAACTCATTCCTTGCACCTGCCGCAGCAGCCGCCGCAGCCACCTGCCTTGACATATCCCAAGCTGCAAAGGCAGAAGATCCAAAATGACGTCTCCTCACCCATGTCCTTTTCCCAGACCGGCCACTTTACCCAGCACTCCCAGTCCCAGTTCCCAGCATCTTCAACGTACTCCTCTGTCCCAGGAGGGAGCCAGGCAGCTCACTCATATAAAAGCTGCACCGCACCCTCCAGCCAACAGCACGAGCGGCCTCTTGGAGGGGCTGCTAACCTAGCATCTGGGCAGCGAGTACAGAACCTGCATGGCTATCAGGCAAACCGAATTAGCTACGACCAGCAGCAGcaaccacagcagcaacagcagcagcagcccttgcAAGGAAGGCATCATGCCCAGGAAACGCTTCACTATCAAAACCTAGCAAAGTACCAACATTATAACCAGCCAGGCCAGACCTATTGCCAGACTGATGCCCCAGTGAGGACCCCAGAGCAATATTACCAGACATTTAGTCCTAGCTCAAGTCATTCTCCAGCTCGTTCTGTTGGTAGATCTCCATCCTATAGCTCCACTCCATCCCCTCTGATGCCAAACCTGGAGAATTTCCAATACAGCCAGCAATCTCTCAGCACAGGGTCTTTCCCTGCTGGCATCACTGACCACAGCCATTTCATGCCTTTATTGAATCCTTCTCCAACAGATGGGACGAGTCCAGATGCTCAGTCTGGGAACTGCAAAAACTTGCAGAAGGAGAAGATCCCTGAAAATCTTCTGTCTGATCTCAGTTTGCAAAGTCTAACTGCGCTCACCTCACAAGTTGAGAATATTTCCAACACCGTCCAGCAGCTTCTCCTTTCAAAATCAGCAGTGCCCCAGAAAAAAGGCATCAAAAACCCTCCTAGGACACCAGAACAGCTAAAAGGCCAACACTGCAGTCCAGAGAGTAGCACGTACTCTGCCGAGCAGGTAGGAACCCCCCTGTCGGACCCGCTTAGCACCCCTCAGTCAGTACATGCTGAAGCTCAGGATGCCGATTATCTGAGCGGGTCTGAAGATCAGCTAGAGAGAAACTTCCTTTATTGCGGTCAAAGCCGCAGTCCAGCGAGGGTCAACAGCAACTCCAAGGCCAAGCCTGAGTCGGTCTCTACTTGCTCGGTGACTTCTCCAGACGACATGTCCACAAAGTCCGATGATTCTTTCCAGAGTATTCATGCTAGCCTGCCCTTGGAAACATTCACCAAGTACATGACCAATGAAAGGGAGTGCCCGAGGCTGCTCCTGAGTACGCTGTCTCAGGAGGAACTGGCTTCCGAAATCATTGTGCTGCAGGACGCTATCAACGAGAAGGCAGACAAAGCCTGGGCCAACTCCCCTGCTTTAAACAAAGACTCCGCCAAATCCCCTTTCCATGTAGAAAATCACAGAACGTGTCTGGACTCAATGGTTAAGAGCACCTGGTCCAACCAAGGCGACTCGGGTACCCACACTGAACCCCTGAAATTGGACAAAGCCTCTGGTGGAAACAACAGTAAAGATTTCAGTGAAGAGGTTTATGAGAATGCCCAGGTGGAGTTTACAACAACTGAAACAAAGAATGCTCTTAAAGTCACCGGTTCCCTGGCATATAATTCCAAACCCAATATCCCAGCTGCTACTTCGAGTTCTGGGGCCGCCAGTTACAGCTGCTATTCAAACACCACGGCCAACTCAGTGGGTTCTGAAAACGCCATGGAGTCTTTTGACTGGCCAGATGAAAGCATCAGTGAATCATGCCTGAGGTGGAAGGAGCTTGGGCCATGCCTGCAATCGTCAGATCTTTCTAAGGGTTTGTTCCACAGCAAATTGGCCGGGTCTTgcgaagagaaaaaaaatgcctGCTGCATGGATATATGTGACGGCGAACAGCCAGCCAAGAATGAGCAAGCCGAGGACTTCAGCCAGCAGCCgatgggggaggaagaggaagacactTTGATGTATGATGAGGCCACCAAAGCAGATAGTGAGAGGTGGCTGGAGGATACCAGGCACTGCTGTTCAGGTGGGGACTTCAGTGAAATCCCGATGATATCATCTCCAGATCTGAAGGAGTCTGATTTGGAACCAGAAGAATATTCATCTCTGTGTGAGCTGGCTAGTTCAGAGCAGAAGTCTGTGATCTACGATACATCTCCGCCTAAACCTCCTGAGAATGCTGCAGTGCTCTCCTCCAAGGATGTACCGGTATCAGCAGAAGAAACTGTAAGCGCAGTGGAGAAAGAAAATTCAGGTCCCTCTTCTCGTTTGTCTGGACAGTCTGTTATCCTCTTAGGCCCGGCAGTCGGCACTGAAACCAAGGTGAAAAGTTGGTTTGAATCTTCCCTGCCTCACATTAAACCTGAGGAGGACACAACGGTAGGTGAAAGTGTCCTCCAGGAGAAGACAGAGACCGAAACAACCTTGTTGGTCAAGGTAAAGAAGCAAATGCTACCGGAAAATTTGCTGGTAAAATCAGAATCAATCTCGAGGGGCAAGACTCTTCGCAGCAAGAGAGTTCATTCCAGGTTGTCAGAAGGAGAGGAATCCAGAAAACCAGTACCAAGCCTGTTCAAAGACATCCAGGCAGCTGGCATGGTGGCCAACACATGTGTAGGGCCAGATGGCCCGATGGAAACAACAAGCAAAAATGCCCATGGCCAGACTCCTAGGTTTCCAAATGAAGGCTTGCCAGCTCGGATGTGTACCCGCTCTTTCACTGCCTTGAGCGAGCCCAGGATGCCAGCCCCACTGGAAGGACTGAAGGTCTTGGCCCATCAAGAAAAGTTAGGGAAGAAACCAATATGTGGCATGAAGCAGAGAGTTGCTTTCAAAGCCAGGAAACGCACCGGAAGACCAGCCCCAAAAGTTGTCCAAAATCCCAGCGATCCCATTTCTCTCCTGGTCCCAAACTTGGTGCAGAACGAGGACTTTATTGGCCAGAATGCTAAAGGCCTAGAGCCCCACGATGCAGAGGTGAAGGACCAGAGATCCATGATCCTGCGATCTAGGACCAAGACACAGGAGGTCTATAcgaaaaggagaagggagaagagaaCAGCAGAGGTCAGGATCAAAAACTGTAAAACACCCAAGAAGCTCCTTTCAAACAACCATCTACCCCCCACCTTCAAGATCACACCCCAAGGGGGGCCACACAAAGAAGGGAAGGTGGGCAAAAGAATGAAACTCCCCAAATCCGGGCCCGGAATGAGCAGCAAAATGTCTGAGCGGCCACTGCATTCGCTGAAGAGAAAATCCACCTTCGTGTCCCCTATCCCTACCAAAAAGAGAAATTTAGTtttaaggagcagcagcagcagcacaaaagaggAGAAGCCCGAAGCCTCCCCCAATCTCTTTAAAAGGATGCCATCAACCAAAAAGGCAAGAGCTAAACTGCCCACAAAGAGCTCCTGCGAAGCGGCCTTGATGCCCCCTCCAGCTAAAGAACCCCCCAACGTCTGTATTAAAATCACCTCTCGGGCAGCATTTCAGGGGGCCATGAAGACAAAAGTGCTACCCCCGAGGAAAGGCAGGGGCCTCAAGCTGGAGGCCATTGTGCAGAAGATCACCTCGCCGAATTTAAAGAAGTTTGCATGCAAAACGGCCGCTGTCACCGCTACTGCACACAGTAATCCTCTGAGCCCTGCTGGCGCAGAGAAGGAGCGGGCCTTAAAGAATGCAAGTGTAACCCCAGCGGTGGGAGAAGCGGGGCCATTAAACCAGGGCATGGCACAAAAGGCTCCTGCCGCTTCAGTAGCAGAGCAATTATGCAGAAATTCGAACAACAGATCCTTAAAAGGAAAACTAATGAACAGTAAGAAACTGTCCTCTGACTGTTTCAAGGGTGAGGCCTATTCATCTCCTGAGACAGTGCAgtacaacagcagcagcatggctgcaaAGAGCATCAGCCTGCTGCCCAAGAAGAGGAACcgaaaagggaaagcagcagcctTCAGCGTGGCCAAAAACCCATTGGACAGGCATGCGCATCtcgcccctgctctgctcctgacGGCCAGAGAGCGGGCAGGTGCGGGGGATGCGCTGGGGAATGGGGATGACGGACAAAGGGACGGGAAGAAGCCAAAGACCGAGGACAAAGACTTTGCCAAGAAGGAACCCCCTGAGGGGAGAAGCTCCCAGACCCAAACCCGGGCCCAGAAGCAGCGAGCGAACCACTCCAACTACAACGGCTACTCCAAGAGACAAAGGAAACGGCATACCCGTAGCAAGGCCAAGAACGTGGCCTCCAGGTGTAAAAGCAGGGCGaagcggcggcggcagcagcaggccCCTCTGCTTAACCCCGCGGAGCCTGAAATCAGGCTCAAGTACATCTCGTGCAAGCGGCTGCGGACGGACAGCCGAGCGCCGCCCTTCTCCCCCTACGTACGGGTGGAAAAGCACAACGAGTTCACCACCACCTGCACAGTCATCAACTCAGCCGGGGAGGAGGCCAGGCTCCGCAAGGAGCAACAGCCTTCGTCCTCGGCCCAGGCCCTGCTTCCTGGTGGggcctccctgcagcccaaggCGGCGCTGCCTTTATCTTCCACAATGCACCTGGGCCCAGTGGTGTCCAAGGCCCTCAACGCAGCCTGTCTGGTCTGCTGCCTCTGCCGGAACCCAGCCAATTACAAAGACCTTGGGGACCTCTGTGGTCCATATTACCCAGAGCACTGCCTGCCGAAAAAGAAATCGAGGCTGAAAGAAAAGATTAAAGTGGAGGGGCCAAGCGAAGAGGCTCCCGTGCCTTCGCCGGCAGAGAGAACACTCAAAACGACAGATAATAATTGTACAACGAGTACAATCAGTGGAAAGCCGCCAAGGCTGGACAGTGCCGCTGACTCAGCGAAACAGAGCGCTCTCCGGTCGAGTTCCAGGGGGATGTTTAGGAAACTACAAAGCTGTTACTGCTGTGATGAGaggacagagggagaggaggcggcagaGAAGCCCAGACGGCACGAGTGCAACAAAGCCGAGTCCCCGTCTCAGGAGTCAGTGGGAGACACGCAGGAGCACTGGGTTCACGAAGCCTGTGCTGTATGGACCGCTGGGGTTTACCTGGTTGCAGGGAAGCTGTATGGGCTACAGGAGGCGATAAAAGTGGCTGCTGAAGTG AGATGCTCTAGTTGCCAACAAGCAGGAGCAACCGTTGGGTGCTGCCACAAGGGATGTGTCCAAGCCTATCATTACGCATGTGCCATTGACACAG GTTGCTTATTAACTGAAGAGAACTTCTCTCTGAAATGTCCCAAACATAAG